A region from the Lytechinus variegatus isolate NC3 chromosome 6, Lvar_3.0, whole genome shotgun sequence genome encodes:
- the LOC121416541 gene encoding caspase-3-like has protein sequence MKQAILTDTSIELNREMCYPMDKPDKGIAFILNNYLFKADRAFERKGSNIDLVNVKHVFKEIGYSPKEAQNLTAEGIRMELNSLKKNILHSHTSVVLVFMSHGVPEGILGTDQKVVTVEEIKNMFSGNNCPALIGKPKIMFFQACRGDKVTPCASPNNKRPEEGPENSNDIVSTDGSTRDGRVELATDEGESSKPDRSMVKASPDNIEGSEVDTDGGVPDNADVYIAHATPEGYFSLRDKQNGSWFIQALCEELIASAHAHHLDDIMMKVTDRVKQHECNIMVGGKRRLTQQTPQIVKQGIGKKIYFLPKYQPVHPRSKATELKSQL, from the exons ATGAAGCAAGCCATCCTGACAGATACGTCTATAGAACTAAACAGGGAAATG TGCTACCCTATGGACAAACCGGACAAAGgaattgctttcattttgaACAACTACCTGTTTAAAGCAGACAGAGCGTTTGAAAGGAAGGGATCTAATATTGATTTGGTCAATGTTAAGCACGTCTTTAAGGAGATTGGCTATTCACCTAAAGAAGCTCAAAATCTAACTGCTGAG GGAATAAGAATGGAGCTAAATAGCTTAAAAAAGAACATCTTGCACTCCCACACCTCAGTCGTCTTAGTGTTCATGAGCCACGGGGTTCCAGAAGGAATTCTTGGTACTGACCAGAAAGTCGTAACCGTCGAGGAAATCAAGAACATGTTCTCGGGGAACAACTGTCCTGCCTTGATCGGAAAACCAAAGATCATGTTCTTCCAGGCCTGCAGAGGAG ATAAAGTGACTCCATGTGCTTCCCCAAATAACAAACGCCCTGAAGAAGGTCCCGAAAATAGCAATGACATCGTGAGCACTGATGGGTCAACGCGAGATGGAAGAGTTGAACTGGCCACAGACGAAGGGGAAAGCTCGAAACcagataggtccatggtcaaaGCATCACCTGATAACATAGAAGGAAGTGAGGTGGATACCGACGGTGGGGTACCAGATAATGCCGATGTCTACATTGCTCATGCTACTCCAGAAG GCTATTTCTCGCTACGTGACAAGCAAAACGGATCGTGGTTCATCCAAGCCCTTTGTGAGGAGTTAATCGCTAGTGCGCATGCCCATCATCTTGATGACATCATGATGAAG GTAACAGATAGAGTAAAGCAACACGAATGTAATATTATGGTAGGAGGTAAACGGCGACTCACTCAACAGACTCCGCAGATTGTCAAACAAGGAataggaaagaaaatatatttcttaccAAAATATCAACCGGTGCACCCACGATCCAAGGCCACTGAACTTAAGTCTCAATTGTGA